A section of the Candidatus Thermoplasmatota archaeon genome encodes:
- a CDS encoding DUF2116 family Zn-ribbon domain-containing protein — protein sequence MVEKILQHKHCRICDKAITADEELCSDECKVKWNMILKRRKWTMYFFYGIIILFIALLLLSGLRG from the coding sequence ATGGTAGAAAAAATACTTCAGCACAAGCACTGCAGAATATGTGATAAAGCAATAACTGCTGATGAAGAGCTCTGCTCTGATGAATGTAAAGTCAAATGGAATATGATTTTAAAAAGAAGAAAATGGACTATGTATTTCTTCTATGGTATTATTATTCTATTTATTGCTCTTCTTCTGCTTTCAGGTCTAAGAGGTTAG
- the pyrH gene encoding UMP kinase has translation MNLAISIGGSVLGELNLKYLKELASVLTELSSKHRLWVVVGGGEIARKYISVGRELGCDESYLDSIGIDITRANAKVLLGALPQAYPEIPENLDSALTAGKLYKIVVMGGTHPGHTTDAVAATLAERAKASKLIIMTDVDGVYTADPKKHKDAKLSLKLSYEKLLEVTSKASLGAGSKSVIDPIAARIIARSKIPTFVINGRNLKNLENLIGGKAFIGTTIE, from the coding sequence ATGAACCTTGCAATCTCGATTGGCGGCTCTGTGTTAGGCGAATTAAATCTAAAATATCTCAAAGAATTAGCTTCTGTACTAACTGAACTTTCTTCTAAGCACAGGCTTTGGGTAGTTGTAGGAGGCGGCGAAATTGCTAGAAAATATATATCTGTAGGCAGGGAATTGGGGTGCGACGAAAGTTATCTTGACAGTATCGGTATAGATATCACAAGAGCGAACGCAAAAGTATTGCTTGGCGCTTTACCTCAAGCCTATCCTGAAATACCAGAGAATTTAGACAGTGCTTTAACTGCAGGAAAGCTCTATAAAATAGTTGTAATGGGCGGAACACATCCGGGGCATACAACAGATGCAGTAGCTGCGACGCTCGCTGAGCGTGCAAAAGCATCTAAACTAATAATAATGACTGATGTTGACGGTGTTTATACTGCAGACCCTAAAAAACACAAAGACGCTAAACTTTCGCTCAAATTGAGCTACGAAAAGCTTTTAGAGGTTACGAGTAAAGCAAGTTTAGGAGCAGGCTCTAAATCTGTAATTGATCCTATAGCAGCTAGAATCATAGCAAGATCAAAAATACCTACCTTTGTGATTAATGGTAGGAATTTAAAAAACTTAGAAAATCTTATTGGTGGTAAAGCCTTTATAGGCACTACGATAGAATAA
- a CDS encoding ribonuclease P — MVKKLTIEALVHKRFDKLFKIAEERALKHDFKFANRYVELARKIGMRHNIRIPTKYKRRFCKHCNYYLLPGVNARVRTRKRRVVIFCENCKKFTRIPFIEDKKLKRS, encoded by the coding sequence ATGGTCAAAAAGTTAACTATTGAAGCTTTGGTTCACAAAAGGTTCGATAAACTATTTAAGATTGCAGAAGAAAGAGCTTTAAAACATGACTTTAAATTTGCAAATCGGTACGTAGAGTTAGCTCGTAAAATAGGTATGCGCCACAATATAAGAATTCCAACAAAATATAAAAGAAGATTCTGCAAGCACTGCAATTATTATTTGCTGCCTGGTGTAAATGCAAGAGTAAGAACTAGAAAAAGAAGAGTGGTAATATTCTGCGAAAACTGCAAAAAATTTACAAGAATACCTTTTATAGAGGATAAGAAACTCAAAAGAAGTTGA
- a CDS encoding translin family protein has protein sequence METLDKITERILMELEEKDRVREEALRSVRFIMRKCGEAVQKMHLAQNAHEVITQAKEEAKKVKELLKAHPDIYYSGSVESAFQELCEACIIYASLKNQKLPEPEELGVTSTSYLLGLGDAIGELRRLCLDSLLENNSELAKKYLNTMENFYNALMKFDLPSAIVAVRKHQDKARALIEKTRSELLFAMREKSLEKKIEELKRQ, from the coding sequence ATGGAAACTCTTGATAAGATAACTGAAAGGATTTTGATGGAGTTAGAAGAGAAAGATCGCGTGCGCGAAGAAGCATTGAGATCAGTACGTTTTATTATGAGGAAATGTGGTGAAGCTGTTCAGAAAATGCACTTAGCTCAAAACGCCCACGAAGTAATTACGCAGGCAAAAGAAGAGGCGAAAAAGGTTAAAGAGCTTTTAAAAGCTCATCCTGATATTTATTATTCAGGCAGTGTAGAGAGCGCATTTCAAGAGCTTTGCGAAGCTTGTATTATTTATGCATCGCTAAAAAATCAGAAATTACCTGAGCCTGAAGAGTTAGGAGTAACCTCTACGTCCTACCTTTTGGGATTGGGTGACGCAATTGGCGAACTTCGTAGATTATGCCTCGACTCATTACTTGAAAACAATTCAGAACTTGCAAAAAAGTATCTTAACACAATGGAAAATTTTTATAATGCATTAATGAAATTTGATTTGCCATCCGCTATTGTAGCGGTAAGAAAGCATCAGGATAAAGCGAGGGCTCTTATAGAAAAAACTAGAAGTGAACTGCTATTCGCAATGAGAGAGAAGAGCTTGGAAAAGAAGATAGAGGAGCTAAAGAGGCAGTAA
- a CDS encoding deoxyribonuclease IV has translation MAELKFGPAGVPLCAKKRDTLTGIEECARLGLEALEVEFVRGVRMSVETALDCGKIASELGIALSAHAPYFINLASEDKIKRKKSMSFVLETAKIANALKAKHVVFHPGFYGKKSKEECYQLVKECIGEIVDTINKSKWDVLLAPETMGRQSQFGTLDETLKICEELDGVVPTIDFAHIHARTNGSLKTSKDFDRILDTIEKRLKLKELHTHFTGVEYKAGNEKKHLVLEKGDLKFEYLATALKSRKLEVTIISESPILEKDALEMKRIWEKL, from the coding sequence ATGGCTGAACTAAAATTCGGTCCTGCAGGAGTGCCTTTGTGCGCAAAGAAGCGCGATACTCTGACAGGTATAGAAGAATGTGCCAGATTGGGCTTAGAGGCTCTTGAAGTAGAGTTTGTTAGAGGTGTTAGAATGAGTGTGGAAACAGCTTTGGATTGCGGTAAGATTGCTTCTGAACTAGGAATTGCGCTTTCTGCCCATGCGCCCTATTTTATCAATTTAGCTTCTGAAGATAAAATTAAGCGCAAAAAAAGTATGAGCTTTGTTTTGGAAACTGCTAAAATAGCGAATGCGCTAAAAGCTAAGCATGTAGTCTTCCACCCAGGCTTCTATGGTAAAAAGTCAAAAGAAGAGTGCTATCAACTTGTTAAGGAATGCATAGGAGAGATTGTTGATACAATCAATAAAAGCAAATGGGATGTTTTATTAGCGCCTGAAACAATGGGGAGGCAATCGCAATTTGGAACGCTTGACGAAACTCTAAAAATCTGTGAAGAGTTAGATGGTGTTGTTCCTACAATAGATTTTGCGCATATCCATGCGAGAACTAACGGCTCGTTGAAAACTTCAAAAGATTTTGATAGAATATTAGACACTATTGAAAAAAGATTGAAGCTGAAAGAGCTTCACACACATTTCACTGGCGTTGAGTACAAAGCTGGAAACGAAAAAAAGCATCTAGTATTAGAAAAAGGTGATTTGAAATTTGAGTATTTAGCAACAGCATTAAAGTCTAGAAAATTAGAAGTTACGATAATATCAGAGTCGCCAATTTTAGAAAAAGACGCTCTGGAAATGAAAAGGATTTGGGAAAAATTGTAA